TTAGTGACTGTAACCAAAGTATAGTGCGAATAAAAGACAAAGATGAACTTTTGAATAACATATGTCGCCTAATTGTAGAAGAAGGAGGATACAAACTTGCATGGGTAGGTATGGCTGAAAATGATGAATTTAAAACAGTTCTGCCTGTTGCACATTACGGTTTTGATGAAAGTTATGTTGAATCAATAAAAATAAGGTGGGGAAATAACAAGTATGGTGAAGGGCCTGTAGGAAAGTCCATCAAAAATTCAGAAGTATCAATTTCACGAAATATAATTGAAGATCCTTATTTTGAACCATGGCAAGAAAAAGCTCAGGAAAGAAATTATAAGTCAGTTATTGCACTTCCTCTTTTTATTGGAAAAGAAACCGTTGGATCTTTAAATATTTATTCTTCTGAAATAGAAGCCTATGATGAAGAAGAAGTAGATTTACTCCTGGAACTGGCTGAAGACATTTCATATTATCTTGAATCTTTTGATATTCGGGAAAAAAAGGATTTAGCAATTAAAAAACTGAAAGAGATTGAAATGAGATATAGAAACATCTTTGAGAACTCCGAAGAAGGAATATATCAAAGCACTGCTCAGGGAAAATATATTCATGTAAATCCTGCACTAGCCCGTATGGCTGGTTTTGAATCTCCAGAAGCCATGATATCCAAAGTAAAAGATATAATTAAATTTTATGTTAATCCCAATGATCGAAAAAATCTTAAAAAGCGTCTAGAAAAAGAAGATATTGTTAAAGATTATCATGTCCAAGTATTTCTTAAAAATGGGAAAAAGGCCTGGATGTCAGTCACAGAGAAAGCTATTCGTAATGAAAAAAAAGAAATAATATATTATGAAGGACTGGCTCGTGACGTGACTCGAGAAAAGAAAATTTCAGATCAGTTGAAATCCAGCGAAGAAAAATATAGGAATATAATAGAAACTTCTAATGAAGGTATATGGTCACTTGATGAAAACTTCAATACGATATTTGTTAACAAAAAAATGGGGAAAATGTTAGGATATAAAATTTCAGAAATGCTTAATAAAGATTTTCTTGATTTTATACCTCCAGAATATCTTGATGAACAGAAAAAACGCATAGAGCTTAGAAAAAATGGAATATCCCAAAAATATCATTGCCAATTAATATGCAATGATGGGAACAAAATCGGAGTTTTAGTTTCGGCTACACCACAAATAAATGAAAATGGAGAATTCACCGGTTCCTATGCCATGTGTACTGATTTAAATGAAATAAAAGATATTATTTGAATCTGACGTTTTAAATTTCTAATATACTGTTATGGAGAAATTAAACGTTAATTATACAGCTAAATCAATTTTCATTCATGATATCGTCCGTGCTACTTTTTATTAAATGAGTAAAAGATTTAATCTTTTACAAATTTATACATAAATTTTAATTTAATTAAAACATATTGTTTCTGATATTTAATCAAAAAAACAATATAATGATTAGAATTTAATTTAATAACTAAAAAGGAGATAGAAAATGCTTGGAGAGACTGAATTATTAAAATTATTTCCTGATTTTAAGGAACTAGCAGAACCATCTGGAATTGATTTGAGATTAGATGAAATTTTTATCCAAACTGGGCCTGGTTCACTTATTGATAATGAAAAAAACCTCCCTACTATAGAAAAATTAGAGCCTCCTATTTACAAACTTCAGCCAAAAACTGCTTATTTAGCAACAATTGATCGAAAAATAAAAATACCAAAAGGGTTTTCTATGCTATATCTTCCCAGATCAACTCTTTTAAGGTCTTTTGTTTCTGTTCACACTGCTGTGGGCGATCCAGGATTCTATGGAACATTACAGTTCATGCTTTATAATTATGGAGAATTTGAATACACTCTTAAACAGGGCGAAAGAATCGCCCAGGGCGTTGTTTTTGATGTGAAAGGCTCTGGAGAATATAATGGTAGTTATCAGGAAGAATGAGTA
The DNA window shown above is from Methanobacteriaceae archaeon and carries:
- a CDS encoding PAS domain S-box protein; translated protein: MHETSLDIVIVEDEAITALDIKRKLEHWGHIVPKVAHSGADAIQLVNETNPDLILMDIVLKGEIDGIETVTEIKKNHDIPIIYLTAHSEEKIMALAKYTEPYGYLIKPIDEKELFFAVESAFYKHSVDKKLKKVNRALRMISDCNQSIVRIKDKDELLNNICRLIVEEGGYKLAWVGMAENDEFKTVLPVAHYGFDESYVESIKIRWGNNKYGEGPVGKSIKNSEVSISRNIIEDPYFEPWQEKAQERNYKSVIALPLFIGKETVGSLNIYSSEIEAYDEEEVDLLLELAEDISYYLESFDIREKKDLAIKKLKEIEMRYRNIFENSEEGIYQSTAQGKYIHVNPALARMAGFESPEAMISKVKDIIKFYVNPNDRKNLKKRLEKEDIVKDYHVQVFLKNGKKAWMSVTEKAIRNEKKEIIYYEGLARDVTREKKISDQLKSSEEKYRNIIETSNEGIWSLDENFNTIFVNKKMGKMLGYKISEMLNKDFLDFIPPEYLDEQKKRIELRKNGISQKYHCQLICNDGNKIGVLVSATPQINENGEFTGSYAMCTDLNEIKDII
- a CDS encoding deoxyuridine 5'-triphosphate nucleotidohydrolase; the encoded protein is MLGETELLKLFPDFKELAEPSGIDLRLDEIFIQTGPGSLIDNEKNLPTIEKLEPPIYKLQPKTAYLATIDRKIKIPKGFSMLYLPRSTLLRSFVSVHTAVGDPGFYGTLQFMLYNYGEFEYTLKQGERIAQGVVFDVKGSGEYNGSYQEE